The Henckelia pumila isolate YLH828 chromosome 2, ASM3356847v2, whole genome shotgun sequence genome includes a window with the following:
- the LOC140884604 gene encoding mitochondrial protein import protein ZIM17 — protein MAARRILSLLAASYHKNPKPAELFGDFHPAWSSFYRSYGKYTRTCQTLAEATNVAESRLGTCCSKPDSGEVTYDSNPTDNKTDIKHVINSKLKISERHDRVMIFTCKVCDTRSMKTICRESYDKGVVVARCDGCNNLHLIADRLGWFGEPGSVEEFLAARGEEVKKGSLDSLNLTLEDLAGKKSLDG, from the exons ATGGCGGCTCGGCGAATTCTCTCTCTTCTTGCTGCAAGTTATCACAAAAACCCTAAACCCGCAG AACTGTTTGGGGATTTTCATCCTGCTTGGAGCTCATTTTATCGCAGCTACGGAAAGTATACCAGAACATGTCAAACACTTGCAGAAGCTACCAATGTGGCTGAAAGTCGTTTAGGAACTTGCTGCTCAAAGCCTGACTCTGGCGAAGTTACGTATGACTCCAATCCAACCGATAACAAGACTGACATAAAACATGTCATAAACTCCAAATTGAAGATATCTGAAAGACATGACCGTGTTATGATATTTACGTGCAAAGTTTGCGATACGAGATCCATGAAGACAATCTGCCGCGAATCATATGATAAAGGTGTGGTGGTGGCCAGATGCGACGGATGCAACAACTTGCACCTTATTGCTGATAGATTGGGATGGTTTGGGGAACCTGGTAGTGTTGAGGAGTTTCTGGCTGCCCGTGGGGAGGAAGTGAAGAAGGGATCTCTTGATTCTTTAAATCTCACTCTTGAAGATCTTGCTGGGAAAAAGAGTCTCGATGgttga
- the LOC140880539 gene encoding amino acid transporter AVT1C-like — protein sequence MKNSESEQNFFIESEEEDEEKAYNKGEDGEDGNDSDSSYSSNDNDYGHRQNSKPNSYTTSWPQSYRQSIDLYSSVPSPNITLLGTPSLGRLGSSFLSSTLTRRHTPEILPSLIKPLIPSVEDEKPHERPPLPSRKPSVTFAGKSGVSHELPISRQSSFGQAVLNGMNVLCGVGILSTPYAVREGGWVGLSILFIFAILSYYTGILLRSCLDSEPGLETYPDIGQAAFGSVGRVAISIILYVELYACCVEYIILESDNLSSLFPNAHLNIGILELSSHHLFALMTTLAVLPTVWLRDLSVLSYISAGGVVASILVVACLFWAGLVDQVGFQSKGTVLNLSTLPVAIGLYGYCYSGHAVFPNIYTSMAKPSQYPYVLLTSFGICTVMYAGVAVLGYTMFGESTQSQFTLNMPQDLVASKIAVWTTVVNPFTKYALTMSPVAMSLEELIPSSRTKSFMYSIIIRTALVISTLIVGLSIPFFGLVMALIGSLFTMLVTLILPCACYLSILRGKIDFFQGFMCIIVICVGAVSSAFGTYSAVSNIIQSLS from the exons ATGAAGAATTCGGAATCGGAGCAAAATTTCTTCATCGAGAGTGAAGAAGAGGATGAGGAGAAGGCTTATAACAAAGGTGAAGATGGTGAAGATGGGAATGATTCGGATTCATCCTATTCCTCGAATGATAATGATTATGGCCATAGACAAAATAGCAAGCCCAATTCTTACACCACTTCTTGGCCTCAAAGTTATAG GCAATCCATCGATTTATACAGTAGTGTACCATCTCCGAATATAACTTTACTTGGGACACCATCATTGGGACGTTTAGGCAGCTCCTTTCTCTCTTCGACTCTCACAAGGAGACATACTCCTGAAATATTGCCATCTCTGATTAAGCCTCTTATACCATCCGTAGAAGATGAGAAACCTCATGAAAGGCCTCCTCTGCCCTCAAGAAAGCCTAGTGTGACATTTGCCGGAAAATCCGGGGTTTCACACGAACTTCCCATTTCTCGCCAAAGTTCGTTTGGCCAAGCGGTGTTAAACG GAATGAATGTGCTATGTGGAGTTGGAATCCTATCTACTCCTTATGCTGTCAGAGAAGGTGGATGGGTTGGGTTGTCTATATTGTTCATCTTTGCTATTCTCTCGTACTACACGGGGATTCTTTTAAGGTCCTGTTTGGACAGTGAACCTGGGCTTGAAACTTATCCCGACATTGGCCAGGCGGCCTTTGGTTCTGTAGGACGTGTTGCCATTTCT ATTATTTTATACGTGGAATTATAT GCATGTTGTGTGGAGTATATTATTTTGGAGAGTGACAATTTGTCATCTTTATTTCCAAATGCACATTTGAACATTGGGATACTTGAATTAAGCTCTCACCATCTTTTCGCATTGATGACCACATTGGCTGTTCTTCCTACTGTTTGGTTAAGGGACCTCAGTGTTCTTAGCTACATCTCTG CTGGAGGAGTTGTTGCATCAATCTTGGTGGTGGCTTGCTTGTTCTGGGCTGGCTTAGTGGATCAAGTTGGCTTTCAGTCAAAAGGGACCGTGCTAAACCTTTCAACTCTTCCTGTTGCTATCGGTCTCTACGGATATTGCTACTCGGGACATGCTGTTTTTCCCAATATTTATACATCAATGGCAAAACCCAGTCAGTACCCTTACGTCCTCTTAACGAG CTTTGGGATATGTACTGTGATGTATGCTGGAGTTGCTGTTTTGGGATACACGATGTTTGGAGAATCGACACAATCGCAGTTCACCCTCAACATGCCTCAAGATTTAGTCGCATCTAAAATTGCTGTCTGGACTACG GTGGTCAATCCGTTCACAAAATAT GCATTAACCATGTCTCCCGTGGCAATGAGTCTCGAGGAACTGATCCCATCAAGCCGCACGAAATCTTTTATGTATTCCATCATCATAAGAACAGCACTGGTGATATCTACTTTGATAGTGGGTCTTAGCATACCCTTCTTTG GTTTGGTGATGGCGTTGATCGGTTCTTTATTCACCATGCTAGTG ACCTTGATTCTCCCGTGTGCTTGCTACTTGAGCATCTTAAGGGGGAAAATAGACTTCTTTCAG GGATTCATGTGTATAATAGTCATCTGTGTAGGCGCCGTATCGTCGGCATTTGGAACATACTCAGCAGTCTCTAACATAATCCAAAGCTTGAGCTGA